A region of the Stieleria neptunia genome:
ATCCAACGCAGAGCGTGCCGTATCGCGTCGTCAGCGGACAGAGCCGTTGGCAGGGCGTGATCCGAAAGGAACCGACGGACCAGCCGGTGGTGAAATTGATGGTCGTGGCCTGCGTCAACGACAAGTTCTTTCCGTACACCGAAGCCGTCGCCCAAATGATCGGGCAAGCCCCCGACCTGGTGTTTTTTGCCGGGGATCAAATCTATGAAAGCAATGCGGGCGGCGAAGTGATCACGCCGCAAGACGAATCGGAAGTCGCCGCCGGGATGGCCAATTATCTGGCCAAGTGGCGAAAGTTCGGACTGATTTTTCGTGATCTGTTGAAAGACCGACCGTCGATCATGATCACCGATGACCACGACGTGTATGCCAACGATTTGTGGGGCGACGGCGGGCGGCGGATGACGGGCGACCGCACCACGGGCGGCTATCCGGCAGATCCGATGTGGGTCAATGCGGTCGAGTTGACTCAAACCGCCCATCTACCCGACCCCGCGTCTCCGGGCCCCTGGGGCGACGGCATCAACGCGTACTTCACGTCACTCGACTATGGCGGGGTCTCCCTGGCGATTCTCGAGGATCGGAAATTCAAATCTCCGCCCAGCGAGGTGCTCTCGGCGGCCATCGAGGATCCCGAATCCGATGCCCCCAATCGGACCCTGGAAGTCATCATGGATCCGGCCTTCGACGCGGCCAAGCTGGACCGGCCGGACCTGCAATTACTCGGTCAAGCCCAAGAAGACTTTGTTCGCACCTGGGCCCGACGGGTCGAGCAACGCAAACAGTTGGCCGCCGTCCTGAATCAGTCTCCGTTGGTCAACATCGCAAACTACGACACACGCTTCGGCGACATGGATTCCAACGGCTGGCCGCAATCGGCTCGGGACCGGGCGTTGCGAGCGATCGCGCCGTCACAGGCCGTGATGCTTTCCGGCGACATCCACTACGGAACGTTGGCACAATTAGCAATCGAGGACTGGGGCGATGGTCCGTGGTCGTTCTCGGTGCCAGCGTTTGCCTCCGAACAGAACCGCCGCTGGGGGCCGAGCGAGGCTGCCCAGGGCCGCGAAATCCCTGGGATCGAAGGCTCCGGGAACCACCACGACCGCTTCGGCAACAAGCTGACCGTTGCCGCCACCGCGCCGGGCAAGCAAGGCTATGGAATGGTCCTGTTCGACAAACCCAACAGCCGGATCACGCTACAATTACACACGCTGAATTCGGATCGCAAACCGGATCAGGAGCAAATCCCGGGATGGCCGTTGACCCTGGATGTCCGGCATCGACAAGTGGAGTGACGCGCAATGTTCGCAACCCGCAACGTCAACGCGGTGAAGCATTTTCCCCATGTGTTTCTTGAGGTTCTAGCGGCAGGGCGCGAGCCCTCCGGTTCTTCATCTTTTCCAAAACACCGGAGGGCTCGCGCCCTACCGCTAACAAGTGCTTCACAGCGTTACCGCAACGTGTGCGTAAAGGGAGTCAGAGCAGAATGATGAGTGAATCGGAAACGACAAACGCTTATTTCCTCTCGGATCTGCATCTGTTCTCCAATCGGTCGACCGGAGACCTGATCCTGCCGGAACTGCGCGACAAGGTTCGTCAGACGCACACGGTTGTACTGGGCGGTGACATTTTTGATTTCAAGTGGAGCACCCACGAGAGCGATGAGCGGTCGGTGGAAAAGGCCGTCGAGTGGATCGAGGACCTGTTGGAGCAAAACGCCAACTGCGAGTACCACTACATCCTGGGCAATCATGATTCACGCCCCGAGTTCGTCGAGCAATTGGATGCGTTGGCATCGCGACATCCAAATTTCACGCGGCATCGCTACTTCGCCCGTCTGGACAACTGCCTGTTTTTGCACGGCGACGTTGCCGACGGGCCGCTCGATCATGCACGATTGGATTCAAGGCGGCAGAAATTCGAGCGGAAGAAGAAAAAGACCGGGATGTGGCACGTCGCCTATGACATGGCGATTCATGCGCGGCTGCATCGATTGGTGGTGCTCTCGATTCGAGAGATGAAAGTGCTGCGGCGGATCAACGCGTACGTCGAACGAATCGGCCATGGGCTGACCGATGGCGTGACAGATGTCTACTTCGGACACACGCATGTCGATCTGGACGGCATTCAGTACCAGGGGCTTTGCTTTCACAACGGCGGCGCGGCCATCCGCGGCATGAAGTTTCGAATCGTCGAAACGACGCTCAGCGCGCCGGCCAGTGTGCGCGCCTAATTCCATGCAAACAGATCCAGATGTGCTTGGTATGCGACGTGCACCACAACCAACTCGGCGGCGCAGGACGGAGATGGATGCCTATCTCGCACATTAAGTCGAAGTTTTGTGCGTTGCTGCGCATCAAAGAGCGCTATAATCAACAGTCGCCGGTTTCGCTGGAAACGAACCACTGTCCCATGAGCATCCAATGGCAGTTACCAACGCGTTGAATGGTTCCACGCGGATCCATCCGAGTCTGGACTTGGCGGCAAAAGTGCTCGATTCGCTGACGGTGTCGTTGGCGGTGATTGATTCAACGGGGACGATTGCTGCGACGAACCAAGCTTGGGACGATTTTGCGATGCAGAACGGTGGCCGGCCCCCGGCGACCGGCGTCGGGGCAAACTATCTGGAAGTCTGCCGATCGACTCAGGGCCCGGACGTGTTTTACGCCGAACAGGCCTTCCAAGGAATCAGCGACGTGCTCCACGGCAAGCGACAGGTGTTCACACTCGAGTACCCCTGCCATTCGCCGACACAGCAGCGGTGGTTCATGCTGCATGCTTCACCCTTGAAAAACGATCCCGACAAGGCGGTGACGGCCCACCTGACGATCACCGAACGCAAGCTGGTGGAAAACAAACTGGTCGAGTCGACGCGGCTGGCGGCGATCGGTGAAGCGATGAAGGGATTGAGCCACAAGGGCCGAAACTCGCTCCATCGCGCCCAAGGTTTTATCGATTTGCTGCGGTATTCGATCGAGCAAGACGCCGAGGCGACAAAGTTGCTTGACCGCATCGAGCTCGCCCAACGACGCCTGGTCGGTATGTACCAAGAGGTCCAACGCTATGCCGAGCCGATCCAACTGTCGTTTTCGGTCGGCCGGTTGGACCACGTGGTCGAGGAGGCTTGGGCATCCCTTCCCCCTTTTGACGATCGACTGAAGCTGCAACATCTGTTGCAAGGGATCGATCTGGATTGCGAAATGGACCGAGACGCGATCTGGCAAACCTTGAAAATGATCTTGAGTAACGCGGCCGAATCCGGCTCCAAAACCACGCTGGTCGATGTTTCGTACCAGTCGGCTCAATTGAGCGGGCGTCCGGCGATCACCATGGTCATCAGCGACAACGGCCCGGGGATCCCTGCGGCGGATCAGGAAAAGGTGTTTGAACCCTTTTACACCACCAAAACCATCGGAACCGGCCTGGGCCTGGCCACGGCCCGCCGGATCGTCGAAGGGCACGCCGGCCGGCTGGTTGTCGGCACATCCGTCTTGGGCGGTGCGTCCATCTACTTGACGCTGCCGCTTCGTCAGATCGTACGCTAGCGGGCTGTCGATTGAGTCGGGTTCTGCTGAGTTAATGGTGAGCCGCTGGCCGTAAGGCCTCGGGCAACGTCGCAGTGCCCGGTCGCAGTGCCCGGTTGTTTACGCGCCCGCGACTCACAAAACCGACTGCCCACTAGCGGCCGATGGCGATTCCACGACGCTCTCGGAAACGACTCTGCAGCGAGGAGAATTGCTCGGCCGTCAGCAACGTCTGAGCGTAGTTTAGATTCTGATCATCGGCTGGAGGAAAACCCATGTGTGGTTCCAGCAGGCACTGATTGTGCTCAGCGTAGGCACCAAACATGGCGTTCCACCATTGTGCGGCCGGTCCGTCTCCATCGGGTACTACGACTGGCGATGGATTCGGTGGCATTGCCTGAACCGGCAGCCACGGTCGTTGCGCTGCGGCGAGATAGACGTCTCGTTGTTCTGCGTGATACCTCGAGACCTGCCAAAAAGGAGCGGCCTTGCTAATGGTAGCATGATCCATCTTCATCGGTGCCGGGCGTTTCCATTCCCATCGCAGATCGACGGGCCGTTGAATCGCAGCGGCTTGATATCCGGCATCCATGGCTTTGAAATGATGCTCGGCCGCGAGATTGCGAAAATGCTTTGCGCGAGTCCTCAGGCCGAGTATCGCTGCGACGATCGTCACCAAAATCAGCAGTGATCGCAACGAAAATGCAGTCCAACGTTTCGTACGTTCAGTCATCGGAGTGAGTCTGTCGGATAACCGGTTGCAAAGAGCTATTTGCGGAGCTTGGTGATGTCAATGAATTCTTTGCCGTCCCTGATCTCCATGCTGACATGCTGAAAGCCCTTCAGCTTGCCTTCGGCCTTGAATTCGAGTTCGCCCCAAACCTGTTTCGGTCCGTTCGGTTTTGCACCAATGTCGATGCCAAGTGCTTTCGCTTCCTTTCGGGTGACGACGTTGATTCCGATCATCGCATGGCTCGTTGTCGCGGTGCCTACAACCAGCAAGGCGATCGAAGTGAACGTGACGAGCGAAGGTCGAGAACACATAAGATGGTCCTTCTTTGGGTGGATGTACGGTTGAGCAACACAGGTTCACACCACGACGACGCGTGGGGTCCATCTTTGTTAGGCGCAAAATGCACACGGAGACAGTTTTTTGGTTTCTTCAGAACATCAGTGTTCAACTCGCACACGGGATTTGCCGAATGAGACGGCGTCAGCGAGATGATCCAATCGCCGGCATCGCACTGCCAACGGGGACGCACTGCCAACGGGGACGCACGTCAACCATCGTTCTTTGCCAATGTAATCGATCGGAATTGCCGTGGGCATCTCGCGTCCATCGCGCTGCCGTTTTCGCTGGACATCCGCAATGAAGCCTCAGAGGGACCTCAATTGATTTACTGACGCAATTCTCGTTCCACCGAGGCAGCGGTTTCACGCCAGCGGCGTGCCACAGCAAAGCTTGGGGTCGCGCTAGCGCACCCCAAGTTCCGGCCACCATTCGGCCGCCAACCCCAGCGGGGTTGAACAAGACGTTTTGCCGGATTCACGCAGGTTGTCCCCCGGATCACATCGCGTCATTTGTTGAACCCCGCTGGGGTTCCAGTTCCCATTTCAACACAACCCGGGGTGCGCTCCGCGACCCCGGGCTGTGTTGTGGCACCGCTCTGCGGTGTGGCGTTTCACTAGAAACGTAAACGCTCAGTAATACAATTGACGAAGATTGTGTCGGCCCGCTGGGCCTTGGGCATAACCGAGGGATCCACCCCCGGTGGCTGACACCACCGGCAGACACTCTACCGGCCCTCCGGGCCTGAAAGTCGTACGTAAAGACTCCAAGCTTTGGATGGGCACGCCGCCGACGTGAATTCGGGATGCGATGATCGCCCGCGGGTGGTTCTGATGGCGCGGTGGGCGCCGCGGTGTGTAAACTGTGTCTCGCATCACGTGCACCATGACAAACTTGCAACTCTTTCACACTTTGGCATTCCTTTCATGAACTTTGGATTTCGACTTTGTTGTTTGGCATTCCTTTCGATCGCAGTCTCTGTTTCCCAAGCCGCGCCGCCTGCGGGCTCGACGACCGAATCGCTGTGGCCCGACCTGCCGCCCGGCACCACACTCCGCGGTGAAGGCGACGTTCCGCAATTGATCGTGACGCGAGTCGAGTCGGATGCGCCGACCGCAGCGGTGGTGATTTTGCCGGGTGGCGGATACGGCGGGCACGCGATGGATCACGAGGGCTATCAATTCGCGGAATGGTTCAAGTCCATGGGCGTGAGTTCGGCGATCTGCACGTACCGGTTGCGGGGAAAAGGCAATGCGGGCAAAGGCTACGGGCACCCCGCGCCGATGATGGATGCCCAGCGGGCCATTCAAACCTTGCGGGCCCGGGCCGAAGAGTGGAACATCGATCCGCAGCGGATCGGCGTGATCGGATTCTCCGCCGGTGGCCACCTGTGTTCGACCGTCTCGACACACTTTGCCGACGCCGATCCTGCCTCGGAAGACCCGATTGCACGCGTTTCGTCACGACCGGATTTCAGCATCCTGTGCTACCCCGTGGTCGCGTTTGGCAAGCCGTACACGCACAAGGGCAGCCAACGAAACCTGATCGGCGCGGAGCCAGACGCGGCCTTGCTGGAATCGCTGTCCAACGAAAGACAGGTGACCGAGAACACGCCGCCGGCGTTTCTGTTCCACACCGGTGCCGACACGGCGGTCCCGGTTCAGAACAGCTTGGATTACTACCTGGCCTGCGTTCGGCACGGCGTTCCGGCTGAGTTACACGTGTTCCCCGAAGGCCGGCATGGACTGGGACTGGCCCAGCAGTTGCCGGGGGCAAAACAATGGCCCGATTTGTGCGCCGATTGGTTGCGGCGGTTGGGCGTGGTGACGATTTAGATTCTCTCCCATTGGGAGAGACGGCGTTTGCGCAGCAAGCAAACGCCAGAGAGGGCCGGCGTCACCTACGCCGATGCGGCGGCGCCGAAACCGAGTTCAACCAGGTGGTGCGAGGTGCGGGAGACGGCAAAGCGAATCTGCTCCTCGGAGTGTTCGCTGGTCAAGAAGAAACGCAGGCGGGCGGCGGATTCATCGACGGCCGGGTAGAGGATCGGTTGGACGTTGATTCCATCGGCTTTCAAGCGGTTGGACAAACGCAAGGCGACCATCGAGTTGCCGGTGATCACGGGCACCACGGGTGTGCCCCCGCTGGCCCCGGTGTCGAGTCCGGCTTCTTTGCAGAGCGTCAAAAACAATTCGCTGCGTTCCCGCAATCGCTCGACGCGATCGGGTTCTTTCTCCAGGGTTTCAATCGCTGCCAGTGCCGCGGCGACTTGAGCCGGTGGCATGCCGACGCTGAAGACAAATCCGGGGGCGGTGTAGCGCAACAGTTCGACCAGTGCGTTGGAACCGGCGATGTAACCGCCGCAGGAGGCCGCCGATTTGGACAGCGTTCCCATCCAGATGTCAACGTCACGGGCATCGATGTCAAAATGCTCGGCCATGCCGCGGCCATGCGGACCCATCGTTCCGAAACTGTGGGCTTCGTCGACCATCAACATCGCCTGGTGTCGTTTCTTGACCGCGATAAACTCGGGCACGTTGCTAAAGTCACCGTCCATGCTGTAAACGCCTTCGACGATGATCAGCACACGACGGTACTTCGAACGGACTTCCGCCAGCGTTCGATCCAGGGCTTCGTAATCGTTGTGCGGGAACGGTCGGCGTCGGGCGCCCGAGAGCAACGCGCCTTGCACGATGCTGTTGTGTGACAGCGCGTCATGCAGGATCAAATCACCTTCGCCGACCAAGTGACCGATGGTCGTTTCGTTGGTCGCGTGACCGCCGACCATCAGAATCGAATTGTCGACTCCGATGAACTCCGCAATCTTCCGTTCCAATTGGCCGTGGATCGGTTTTTCACCGGACACCAGCCGGCTGGCCGAGACGCTGGTGCCGTACCGTTTGACCGAATCGGCGGCGGCTTGGGAGACGTCCGGATGACCGCTCAGCCCCAGGTAGTTGTAGCTCGCAAAGCTGATCAGTTTTTGTCCGTTGACGACGGTCGTATCGGCGACAATGCTGTCGTGGACGGTGAAATAGGGGTTGGGCACGCCCGTCATTCGCATCTGTTCCATCGTCGCCTTCAGCCGGCGATACTCGGCGAATTGCTCCACCCGATCCTCCGGTTCCACGGCCACTTCCTGCGGGGCCGGTCGTGGTTCGGCGCCGGCAGAGAGCGTTTCGGTGGGGACGTCGGGCGTCCCGGAGAGCATCGCTTCGGCGCGTGCATCGGCCCCCGGTGGCAGATACCGCTGGACGGCCAGCGCGGTTTGGCCGATCGTCTCGATCTCGTCGAGAACCTGTTCGGGGAATCGCCCGCCGAAGGTCCGTTCGAGATTGCGTGCGATCTCCAATCGTTCCAGGCTGTCCAACCCCAGATCGAGCACGATGTTGGTGTCCAGTTTCAACGACTTGGCGCGTTCACCGGCGACGCTCCGCACCTGATATTGAATGGCCGCGACGACCAGCGGATTGACGTCGGCATCGCTGATGCTTTCGCCCCGCCCTCCGGCGGCGGCGGCTTGCATCATCGGCATCGCTTCGCTGGCGGCCACGCCGATCCCGGCGACTTCCTCCCAGCGGACCCATTTGGCGATCAATTTCAGTTCGTTGTCACGAACGGCGTGCAGGCAGGCATGCCGCTGAATTTTTCCGCTGCTGGTCTTCGGCACGCTGCTGTTGCGGACCAGATAAACCGCATCGGGTGGCAGATCGTGTTCGTCGGTCACGGCGCGCCGGATGGCTTGGATTTGGGCGTCCCAATCGACGTCGCGGATCCGGGCCGCTTCGGCAACGATCGTCAATTGTTCGCGACCGTCATTTTCCATCGCGAACGCGCCGACCGCTCCGGCCTGGACGATGGAACTGGCCCGTTCGACGGTTTCTTCGATGTCCTGGGGATACCGATTGACCCCGCGGACGATGATCATGTCTTTCAGGCGGCCGGAAACGTACAGTTGGCCTTCGTACAAAAAACCCAGGTCGCCGGTCCGCAAGAACGGGCCGCGGCCGTCTTCGGTCATCGCTCGGAAGGTTCGTTCGGTCGCCTCTTTCCGCTGGTAATAGCCGGCGCCGACCGAGGGACTGTCCACCCAGATCTCGCCGATCTGGTCGTCGGCGAGCACCTGGCGGGTGTCGGGGTCAACGATCAGAACCGTTTCGTTGGGTAGCACGGCACCGCAGCCGACCAACTTGCGTGCCGCGGGATCGTCTTCGGCACGTGGGACGACATGCTTTTTATCGAGTTCAAAGCGATCGAAGGAGCGCATCACCGGACGCGGATCGCTCGGGCCGCCGGTGACGATCAGCGTCGTTTCCGCCATCCCGTAACACGGCAAGCTCGCCGAAGATCGAAAACCGTAGGGTTCAAACTTGCGGCGAAACGCTTCCAAGGTGTTCGGCCGAATCGGTTCGGCACCGTTGAACGCGATCTCCAACGTGCTCAGGTCCAACCCTTCCATTTCCCGCTCGCCGATCTTGTCGACACACAACTGGTAGGAAAAATTGGGGCCACCGGTGACCGTGACGCCGTATTCGGTGATCGCGCGCAACCAGCGCACCGGCCGTTGCAGGAACGTCATCGGACTCATCAGCACGTTGGTGCATCCGAGGAACAGCGGCATCAGGATGCCGCCGACCAGGCCCATGTCGTGGTAGGTGGGAAGCCAGGACAATCCGATCGTTTGCGGTTGGGGTTCAAACGCGTGCCAAATCAGTTCCGCATTGGCGACCAGATTCCGCTGAGTCAACATCACGCCCTTGGGCGATCCGGTCGAACCGGAAGTGTATTGCAGCACCCCCAGGGTGTTGCCGTCGATCGCCGGTTCACGGTAGCGATCCAGGTCGCGGCAGCCGGGGCTGTCGGTGCCCAGAATCTGCACGCCGACCAGGTCTTCGTGCCAGGTTTGGCCGGTCAGACGTTCGGCAATGCCGCATGTCGTCAACGCCCACTTGGCGTCGGCATCGACGACGATCGATCGGATCCGCGACGCTTTGCGATTGGATCGTGGGGGAAACGCCGGGACGGCGATCGCACCGGCCGCATGGCAGGCGAAAAAACCGACGATGAAATCCAAACCGGGCGGATACAACAGCAAGACTCGATCGCCCGGCCGAATCCGACACTTGCCCTGAAGGTACCCCGCCAGCGCGCGGACTTCCCGCCACAGCTCATCGTAGGTGAGCGAGGTGTCGTGTGTCTCGACGTCTGTGAAACGGAACGCCACCGAATCGCTGCGATGCTCGGCCCAATGCCGGAGAATCGCAACGTAGTGATCCGTTGGGGGAACGACGCTGCCAAAAAATTGCTTAAAATCCACGAACCAAACCAACGCGTGAAAACGTTTTGTCGAACGGCCCTGGCATCCTGCCAGTGTCCCTTCCCGATCCATGGGACGATCGACGAAATAAAGATCGGTCGACCGTCGGTCTCCATCGGACGTCCCCACCCCGGTCGCCCAGATTCAATGGGCGACAGTGCAGTTCCCGGAGGGCGGGAGATCCAACTATGACGGTCAAACGGCTCCTGACGCGACGCTACAGGATAGTCTGTCGAGACCACCCTTTACGACGCCCCAATTTTACGAAAATTCGCGAGCACTCGTCGCGGCGACGCCGATCGCGGCATTTTCGGGGGGGACGCCCCACGTCAATCGCCGTTCCGGCCCTCTCCATCCTCCCGCCTGGTCAACGCCTGGTTTTCGGCTCGGAGTCAACGCACCTCACCGGTGGTCGCGTGAGCGCCCCACCGGAAACGCAAGGGGCGAACCTGCGAAACGATTGCGGGTTTTGACCTGACGGTAGGCCGGGTTCTAGGCGCCGGCCCCCACCGCTACTCTGGAAACCGCGGCGAGCTGTGGTGACAAAAAATGGAACGACCGCCACATTTCAGTCCGATCCGTCACCCAGCCGTCACGTTTGTTCGACACAGAAGGACTTATGGAACTTTGGACGATTCTTCGAGACATCGTGCTGCTGTTGGGGGCGTCCCTGATGGTCGGCGGCGTGTTCTCGCGATTCGGGCAGAGCCCGATTGTGGGTTACCTGTTTGCGGGCATGATGCTGGGTGGGCCCGGAAGCATTCACGCGATCGGATCGGAACATGAGATCGAGGCGATCGCGGAGCTGGGTGTCGCATTGCTGCTATTCAGTTTGGGGCTTGAGTTTTCGGTCGAGCGGCTGAAAAAGCTCGGCGCGAAACCGCTGTTGGGGGGCATGTCCCAAGTCGTGTTGACGATTCTGCTGGCGTTTGCCGGAGCCCGGCTGTTCGGATTGGGGGGCAAGGAATCGATCGCGTTCGGGGCGATGATCGCGCTCAGCAGCACGGCGGTGGTGCTCCGAATCTTGTCCGAGCGTGGTGAGGTGGAGATGCCGCATGGGCGGAACTGCTTGGGCGTCTTGCTGACCCAGGATATCGCGGTGGTGCCCTTGGCCTTGTTGATGACGATCTTGGGCGGCGAAGGCAGTGCCGGCGAGGTCCTCTGGAACATCGGCCGTTTGCTGTTGATGGCGGGCGGGTTGATCGTCGGATTGATGCTGTTGACCAAAATCGCGGTGCTGACGCTGGGCACGTTGACGTTGCACCGCAATCGCGAACTGACGGTGATCTTCGCCGTCGTGACAGGCCTGGGCGCCGCCTGGGCATCCCATGAAGCCGGAATTTCGCCGGCGCTGGGTGCCTTTGTCGCCGGCATGCTGTTGGGCAGCTCCGCGTTCGCCACCCAGATTCGTGCGGACATCTCTCCGCTGCAGGTCGTCTTGTTGACGCTGTTCTTTGGCGCCGCCGGGATGGTGGCCGATCCGATTTGGATTGTGAAAAACGGTCACATCGTTGCGTTGGTCGTCGCCGCCTTGATCATCGGAAAACTGTTGGTGATCTGGGTGATCTTTGCCCTGCTGGGCCAAACCACACGGGTTTCCGTTGCGACGGGACTGTGTTTGGCACAGGTCGGCGAATTCGCCTTCGTGCTCGGAAGCATTGGACGCATCAGTGGCGTGGTGACCGAAGACACCTATGCCTTGGTCGTCTCTGCGTCGATCGTGTCGTTCTTCCTGAGCGCGTTCTTGGTGCCGGCGGCGCCGCGTCTGGGGAATTGGGTGGCAAACCTGACCGGGGCACAGCGGCAAACCGCCGACGACACCAGCGAACGCACGCCGCCGCCCGATGTTGCGATCATCGGTTTCGGTCCGGC
Encoded here:
- a CDS encoding cation:proton antiporter, with translation MELWTILRDIVLLLGASLMVGGVFSRFGQSPIVGYLFAGMMLGGPGSIHAIGSEHEIEAIAELGVALLLFSLGLEFSVERLKKLGAKPLLGGMSQVVLTILLAFAGARLFGLGGKESIAFGAMIALSSTAVVLRILSERGEVEMPHGRNCLGVLLTQDIAVVPLALLMTILGGEGSAGEVLWNIGRLLLMAGGLIVGLMLLTKIAVLTLGTLTLHRNRELTVIFAVVTGLGAAWASHEAGISPALGAFVAGMLLGSSAFATQIRADISPLQVVLLTLFFGAAGMVADPIWIVKNGHIVALVVAALIIGKLLVIWVIFALLGQTTRVSVATGLCLAQVGEFAFVLGSIGRISGVVTEDTYALVVSASIVSFFLSAFLVPAAPRLGNWVANLTGAQRQTADDTSERTPPPDVAIIGFGPAGQIAARPLVDKGLRVTIIELNQVGVRKAQQLGFHAEIGDATQSDVLEHARLHECKAIVITVPHHQSAMTILKHVRRNAPFVHVIVRSRYEVHTDDFLIAGAHVVTGDEQQVGESLAGHLHQWLTTQEPEFEPPSRASVL
- a CDS encoding aminotransferase class I/II-fold pyridoxal phosphate-dependent enzyme, with the translated sequence MDFKQFFGSVVPPTDHYVAILRHWAEHRSDSVAFRFTDVETHDTSLTYDELWREVRALAGYLQGKCRIRPGDRVLLLYPPGLDFIVGFFACHAAGAIAVPAFPPRSNRKASRIRSIVVDADAKWALTTCGIAERLTGQTWHEDLVGVQILGTDSPGCRDLDRYREPAIDGNTLGVLQYTSGSTGSPKGVMLTQRNLVANAELIWHAFEPQPQTIGLSWLPTYHDMGLVGGILMPLFLGCTNVLMSPMTFLQRPVRWLRAITEYGVTVTGGPNFSYQLCVDKIGEREMEGLDLSTLEIAFNGAEPIRPNTLEAFRRKFEPYGFRSSASLPCYGMAETTLIVTGGPSDPRPVMRSFDRFELDKKHVVPRAEDDPAARKLVGCGAVLPNETVLIVDPDTRQVLADDQIGEIWVDSPSVGAGYYQRKEATERTFRAMTEDGRGPFLRTGDLGFLYEGQLYVSGRLKDMIIVRGVNRYPQDIEETVERASSIVQAGAVGAFAMENDGREQLTIVAEAARIRDVDWDAQIQAIRRAVTDEHDLPPDAVYLVRNSSVPKTSSGKIQRHACLHAVRDNELKLIAKWVRWEEVAGIGVAASEAMPMMQAAAAGGRGESISDADVNPLVVAAIQYQVRSVAGERAKSLKLDTNIVLDLGLDSLERLEIARNLERTFGGRFPEQVLDEIETIGQTALAVQRYLPPGADARAEAMLSGTPDVPTETLSAGAEPRPAPQEVAVEPEDRVEQFAEYRRLKATMEQMRMTGVPNPYFTVHDSIVADTTVVNGQKLISFASYNYLGLSGHPDVSQAAADSVKRYGTSVSASRLVSGEKPIHGQLERKIAEFIGVDNSILMVGGHATNETTIGHLVGEGDLILHDALSHNSIVQGALLSGARRRPFPHNDYEALDRTLAEVRSKYRRVLIIVEGVYSMDGDFSNVPEFIAVKKRHQAMLMVDEAHSFGTMGPHGRGMAEHFDIDARDVDIWMGTLSKSAASCGGYIAGSNALVELLRYTAPGFVFSVGMPPAQVAAALAAIETLEKEPDRVERLRERSELFLTLCKEAGLDTGASGGTPVVPVITGNSMVALRLSNRLKADGINVQPILYPAVDESAARLRFFLTSEHSEEQIRFAVSRTSHHLVELGFGAAASA
- a CDS encoding metallophosphoesterase, with translation MMSESETTNAYFLSDLHLFSNRSTGDLILPELRDKVRQTHTVVLGGDIFDFKWSTHESDERSVEKAVEWIEDLLEQNANCEYHYILGNHDSRPEFVEQLDALASRHPNFTRHRYFARLDNCLFLHGDVADGPLDHARLDSRRQKFERKKKKTGMWHVAYDMAIHARLHRLVVLSIREMKVLRRINAYVERIGHGLTDGVTDVYFGHTHVDLDGIQYQGLCFHNGGAAIRGMKFRIVETTLSAPASVRA
- a CDS encoding ATP-binding protein; the encoded protein is MAVTNALNGSTRIHPSLDLAAKVLDSLTVSLAVIDSTGTIAATNQAWDDFAMQNGGRPPATGVGANYLEVCRSTQGPDVFYAEQAFQGISDVLHGKRQVFTLEYPCHSPTQQRWFMLHASPLKNDPDKAVTAHLTITERKLVENKLVESTRLAAIGEAMKGLSHKGRNSLHRAQGFIDLLRYSIEQDAEATKLLDRIELAQRRLVGMYQEVQRYAEPIQLSFSVGRLDHVVEEAWASLPPFDDRLKLQHLLQGIDLDCEMDRDAIWQTLKMILSNAAESGSKTTLVDVSYQSAQLSGRPAITMVISDNGPGIPAADQEKVFEPFYTTKTIGTGLGLATARRIVEGHAGRLVVGTSVLGGASIYLTLPLRQIVR
- a CDS encoding alpha/beta hydrolase — its product is MNFGFRLCCLAFLSIAVSVSQAAPPAGSTTESLWPDLPPGTTLRGEGDVPQLIVTRVESDAPTAAVVILPGGGYGGHAMDHEGYQFAEWFKSMGVSSAICTYRLRGKGNAGKGYGHPAPMMDAQRAIQTLRARAEEWNIDPQRIGVIGFSAGGHLCSTVSTHFADADPASEDPIARVSSRPDFSILCYPVVAFGKPYTHKGSQRNLIGAEPDAALLESLSNERQVTENTPPAFLFHTGADTAVPVQNSLDYYLACVRHGVPAELHVFPEGRHGLGLAQQLPGAKQWPDLCADWLRRLGVVTI